The DNA sequence CGGCGTGCCGCCGGGCCGGTACCTGACGGCGGTCCGATTATTCGAGGCCAAACGGTTGCTGCTGACCACGTGGATGAACGTCGCCGACATCGTCGCCACCATCGGGTACAGCAGCGTGGGCACCTTCACGACCAGGTTCACCCGTGCGGTCGGCCTCTCGCCGACCCAGTACCGCAACCCGGAGGTCAGCGGCCTGCTCGCGGCCGTCGCGCTGCCCGACTTCGACAACCCGCTGGAGACCGGCTCGCCGGTCTTCGACGCGATGCCGGTGCCCCGCTTCGGCGGCAGCGGCTCCCCGGTCGGCACGCTGGAGGTGGCGGCGGCGGACGACGCGTCCGAGGTCACCGTCGGTGTCATCGACGACCTGATCCCGCGCAGCGCGCCGGCGGCGAGCACCCTCGTCGACGGGCCGCGCGGGCCCGAGCTCGTCGTCGGGGCCGCGGCCACCCGATGCGTCGCGGTCGCGCTGCGCGGCCCGAACCCGCCGGCCGGCCTGGCGTTCGCGGGCGGGGTGAGCCACGCGATCACCGTCGGCGCGGGACAGCACCTGCGGGTCGGCGTCCGGATGCGCGACCGGGCACCGGCGCCGGTCCCGGTCGGCACAGGTCGGCGGTGACGTGCGCGGACCGGCGCGCAAGCGTGGAGCAGACCGGGTCGGACCGCCGGGGCATCCTCGGACGAACTGCCACCCGCCGTGGCCGGAGCGTGACGGGAGAACGAGTTGACCACCCTCTACCGGTCGCTGCGCGTGCTGACCCCGGCGATGTCGGAGACGAAGCCCTCGGTGCGCGGGTTCCACGGGAAGACGTCCGCGTCGACGGACCTGCTGGAAACCGTCGGCCGGGTGTTCCTCACCGGCCGGGCCCGCGCGCACGACTACATGGTGCACGTGGGCATCGGCTGGGCGCCGGCCCGGGTGCCGGGGTTCCGCTGGAGCGCGGTCACCGCGAACGTGACCGACGAGCTGGTCCAGTGGCTCGTGCTCGACGGCTACGGGTTCCACCAGGCGTACTTCCACCCGGACCGGTACGTGCGCGGGCAGTACCGGGAGCGGCGGTTCCCGTGGCCCGCGGGCGGTCCCGGGTGGTACGTCGACCGGGCCATCGACCAGGGGATCGGCCGCGCGCTGTGGTTCGTCGCGGGCACGGACCCGGCGGTCGCGGCCGACCTGATCGACGGGTTCGCGCCGGACCGGCGGGCCGACCTCTACAGCGGTGCCGGGCTCGCCGCCACCTACGCCGGCGGCGTCGAGCGGCACGAGCTGGAGCTGTTGTGGGCACGGGCGGGCGAGCACCGGCCGCTGGTCGCCCAGGCGGCGGCGTTCGCGGCCACCGCGCGGGTCCGGGCCGGTCTCGCCGTGCCGCACAACGAACTGGCGACCCGGGTGTTCTGCGGCATGTCCGTGGCGGAGGCCTCGGAGGTCAGCGTGCGCACCCGGCCGAGCGGGCCGGTCGGCGGCGACGTGCCGGCGTACGAGGTGTGGCGGCAGCGGATCGCGGACGAGTTCCGCGCGTCGGGCCGGGCTTGACGGACCGTCGGCGCGCGTCGGGGGAGTCGGGGTCCTCGCCGCGACCGCTTGGAGCGAGTAAACTGGAGGGACTGTTGTGCAGACTGCGGTAGAGCGGGCGATCGACACGATGTGGAGCCGCTACCACGAGCCGCTTTCACTGGCCGACATGGCGGACACCGCGATATTGAGCAAGTTCTACTTCTCCCGGGTGTTCCGGACGCTGACCGGCACCTCGCCCGGCCGGTTCCTCACCGCGATCCGGCTCACCAAGGCCAAGCAGCTGCTGCTGGAGACGTCGTCGAGCGTCACCGAGATCTCGTACATGGTGGGCTACAACAGCCTCGGCACGTTCACCAGCCGCTTCACCCGCAGCGTCGGCGTGCCGCCCGCGCGGTACCGCGCCCTGTCGCGCGGCGGCGTCCTGCCGCCGTCCTCGTTGTCCGGGCCCGCGCGGGGCACGCCGGCCGGGTCGGTGGCCGGGTGGGTCGGCGTGCCGGAGACCGGGACGCCGGTGCGCGTGTACGTGGGTGCGTTCAAGGACCCGATCGCGCAGGGCATGCCGGTGGCGTGCGACATCCGCGACGGCGCGGGACCGTACCGGCTGGAGGCGATGCCGGAGGGCCGCTTCTACCTCCGGGCGGCCGTGGTCGCGCTCGACGACCTGGACCCGAACCCGTCGAAGCGGCGGCCGCTGTTCGTCGGCGGGGCCGAGGCGGCGTCCGTGCGGGCGGGCCGGACGGCGGAGGCGGACATCGAGACCAGGTCGGCGTGCGCGCTGGACCTGCCGATCCTGCTCGCGCTGCCCGAACTGGACACCCGCGCTCCGTCCGACGTCGGACTGGCCGTGCCGGCGCCCCGCTAGTCGCGCCGTTCCCACACCTGGAGGTGGTCGGTGCACCGCGCCGGTTCCGGTAAGTGGCCGCGCCAACCCGCCGCCCTCGCCGCGCTGCTCACCCTCGTGGGGGCGGGCGGCGTGCTCGGGTGGCGGATCGGCGCGTGGGTCGGGGTGGCCGTCGGCGCGGGCGTGGGGCTGGTGGTCGCGGCGCTGCTGGGGATCGCGGTCGACCGGCTGGTCTCGCCACCCGGGCGGCGGCGCGTGCGGGACTGACGGGATCGTTCGCGGCACGGGGTTTCGGGCCGAGTGCCGAGATCGCGGCCGGGTGCGGGAGTGACGAGAACGCTTGCGGGTCGGCGGTTCCGGCCGAACGACCGGAGCGCGCGCCCGCCGCACCCGCCGGTCCGGCTCGTGCGAGCGGCTCCGATCGTCGCCGACCGGAGCCACCGGCGCGTTCCGTCACTCGGGCGTGGTGCTCGCCGCGGGCGGTCGTGGTGCGTCCTCGGGGCGGAACCTCATCCAGCTCCCCACCCGGCGTGCGGCGGCCAGGCTGGACCACGAGGTCAGGTCGATCAGGGACCGGTCGTCAGGGCTGCCCGCGCGGAAGCGGTCCAGGACGGACTGGTCGATCTGGTACGACGCCAGCGCCGTGAGCAGGGCCAGGCGCCCGGCGTCCCGCTGGTCCGCCGCGAGCCCGGCGACGGCGTCCTCGACCCACGCGCGGCTCACGCCCATCGGCCTGCCGTCCCAGTGCTCCAGGTGCTCCAGCACCAGCGAGCGCACCTCGGCCGGCACCGAACGCCGACCCGCACCCTCGATGGCGGCGGCCCCGCGCGCGTACGCGCCGGCGATGGCGGCGTGCCCCTCGGCCCACTTCATGTCCTCGGGCAGCGGCGCGTCCGGCAGCAGGTCGAGCGACGCGCCCGGGCGCGGGCCCTGGCGCTCGGCCGACTTGATCAGCCACACCAGGACCCGGCGCACGACGGTCATCGACGCGGCCGGCGCACCCGGTGGCAGTGGCAGCTCGCCCAGGAAGATGTTCACCATCCGGTTGAGGTACTGCAGCACGACCGCCGTGCCGACCATCTCCGCCGCCTGCTCCACCGGGAACGGCACGGGGTGCCCGGCCCCCTCGTCCGGCGTGGCGTTCGCGGTCGCCCACGCGGCGGCGGCCCGCGCCTCCGGTTCCCGCAGCGCGCCGTCGTGGTAGCCCACCAGGTCGATCAGCATCGACGAGTGCATCGAGATGCAGAACGGGCAGTTGTTGGTCTCCGACACCGCGGTGGACACCGCTTCCTTCTGCGCGCGCGGCGCCGTGCCGGGCACGAGCAGCGTCTCCCGCAGCATCAACCACGCGCCCGCCAGCACGTCCGGTGACGGCGCGTGCAGGGCGATCGGCGGTGCGAGCACGCCGAAGTCCCGCTCCAGCTCCCGGTACACCCGGGCCACCTTCTCGTCGGCCGCGCCGTACCTCACCGCGCGCACCTGCCGGACCTGCGCGGTGGAGAGACCGCGCAAGCCGGCCT is a window from the Saccharothrix saharensis genome containing:
- a CDS encoding helix-turn-helix domain-containing protein, encoding MHDAVQRAITMMRANYYEPLTLRDVAGAALVSPFHFSRLFHAAVGVPPGRYLTAVRLFEAKRLLLTTWMNVADIVATIGYSSVGTFTTRFTRAVGLSPTQYRNPEVSGLLAAVALPDFDNPLETGSPVFDAMPVPRFGGSGSPVGTLEVAAADDASEVTVGVIDDLIPRSAPAASTLVDGPRGPELVVGAAATRCVAVALRGPNPPAGLAFAGGVSHAITVGAGQHLRVGVRMRDRAPAPVPVGTGRR
- a CDS encoding DUF1702 family protein; its protein translation is MTTLYRSLRVLTPAMSETKPSVRGFHGKTSASTDLLETVGRVFLTGRARAHDYMVHVGIGWAPARVPGFRWSAVTANVTDELVQWLVLDGYGFHQAYFHPDRYVRGQYRERRFPWPAGGPGWYVDRAIDQGIGRALWFVAGTDPAVAADLIDGFAPDRRADLYSGAGLAATYAGGVERHELELLWARAGEHRPLVAQAAAFAATARVRAGLAVPHNELATRVFCGMSVAEASEVSVRTRPSGPVGGDVPAYEVWRQRIADEFRASGRA
- a CDS encoding helix-turn-helix transcriptional regulator, which codes for MQTAVERAIDTMWSRYHEPLSLADMADTAILSKFYFSRVFRTLTGTSPGRFLTAIRLTKAKQLLLETSSSVTEISYMVGYNSLGTFTSRFTRSVGVPPARYRALSRGGVLPPSSLSGPARGTPAGSVAGWVGVPETGTPVRVYVGAFKDPIAQGMPVACDIRDGAGPYRLEAMPEGRFYLRAAVVALDDLDPNPSKRRPLFVGGAEAASVRAGRTAEADIETRSACALDLPILLALPELDTRAPSDVGLAVPAPR
- a CDS encoding carboxymuconolactone decarboxylase family protein, with amino-acid sequence MRATLVQAGLRGLSTAQVRQVRAVRYGAADEKVARVYRELERDFGVLAPPIALHAPSPDVLAGAWLMLRETLLVPGTAPRAQKEAVSTAVSETNNCPFCISMHSSMLIDLVGYHDGALREPEARAAAAWATANATPDEGAGHPVPFPVEQAAEMVGTAVVLQYLNRMVNIFLGELPLPPGAPAASMTVVRRVLVWLIKSAERQGPRPGASLDLLPDAPLPEDMKWAEGHAAIAGAYARGAAAIEGAGRRSVPAEVRSLVLEHLEHWDGRPMGVSRAWVEDAVAGLAADQRDAGRLALLTALASYQIDQSVLDRFRAGSPDDRSLIDLTSWSSLAAARRVGSWMRFRPEDAPRPPAASTTPE